The Cydia amplana chromosome 1, ilCydAmpl1.1, whole genome shotgun sequence DNA segment TTGACGTTAAAAACGATTCTAATATCACTGGAGAAGATTCAATGCCCCATATCGAAATACAAAcggtatttattttgttacgtTAAGGTTATGTTCTCTTATCACTCTTATCAACTTGTTTGGAATGGAAATGATCGATCATTTCGATCATCGACTTTTGATTGGAGGGTTGCACCAATTGAATCGATTAATCGGAATCAATGTGCCCTTCGAGTCGATTCCTTTTATAATGAAACGTCATCGTTATCATAAGATTACGAGTTCGAGTTCATACCGAgttaaatgtaaacaaaatagTTACTTTTACCAACTTTTACTGACTTCATGAACTACACTCAAGAtacaaaataactattttatgttaaaattagATTCGGCATTTGCTATTTCAGGTATTTTATGTTCCATTGCATTGATTTGTATAGGCCAGTATTTATATTCCTGTAAAATAAATAGGCGATACATAGTATTATATGaatcaaaatgatgaattaGAATAAAATAGTTGAGCTTATATCTTATTTGTaatattacttacttttttACAGGTAGATGCATTAGAAAATGAATCAGACATAGAGCATCAAGAAGTCAATGAAGCCGGCATACACTTAGTGAGGCAAATGCGAGACAGCAGGGCTACCGACGAGGAGTGGCTCGAAGAGGAAACATACCAAACCGTTGAACCTACCTTAAAACGCAGAAAGGTGCCTTTTAAACGGATCAAAAGGGAAATACAGTCTCCACCTCCACGCTTGTCATATAAACCCAAACCGCAACTACAATATGAAACGGAGCAAATAGTTTACCAAGCACCTAGCAAGGATGAATATACTGTGTTTGGTGAATATGTTGCTAATAAACTAAGGAAAGTCAAATTACCAAAGACTAGAGGGAATTTGCAGCAGCTTATAACGACAATACTCTGGCAGGCGGAGTATGGGATGTATGAGAGTGCGGACGCTGTGAAACGAGTATTGAATTACAGCGTTGAGGATAAGAATGAGGGTACCATGGTTGTTATTGAACAAGCGCCTAACCAAAGCACGGATATTGAAGAAGAATATACAGTGACAGACACCAATTGAATAGAATTAAGTTAATGATAATGATGTGttttaaattcaataaaaaaaatcgagatTATGG contains these protein-coding regions:
- the LOC134656795 gene encoding uncharacterized protein LOC134656795 isoform X1 yields the protein MKKRSSVAWRFFDRLEENKRVVGVLCKLCDQQYKYFGNTTNMRTHLTCKHPLQWELVQNGTLDESTLRFTEDTEDSTISVQPRRKYKDKNVRYSVSVDVKNDSNITGEDSMPHIEIQTVDALENESDIEHQEVNEAGIHLVRQMRDSRATDEEWLEEETYQTVEPTLKRRKVPFKRIKREIQSPPPRLSYKPKPQLQYETEQIVYQAPSKDEYTVFGEYVANKLRKVKLPKTRGNLQQLITTILWQAEYGMYESADAVKRVLNYSVEDKNEGTMVVIEQAPNQSTDIEEEYTVTDTN
- the LOC134656795 gene encoding uncharacterized protein LOC134656795 isoform X2 produces the protein MKKRSSVAWRFFDRLEENKRVVGVLCKLCDQQYKYFGNTTNMRTHLTCKHPLQWELVQNGTLDESTLRFTEDTEDSTISVQPRRKYKDKNVDALENESDIEHQEVNEAGIHLVRQMRDSRATDEEWLEEETYQTVEPTLKRRKVPFKRIKREIQSPPPRLSYKPKPQLQYETEQIVYQAPSKDEYTVFGEYVANKLRKVKLPKTRGNLQQLITTILWQAEYGMYESADAVKRVLNYSVEDKNEGTMVVIEQAPNQSTDIEEEYTVTDTN